A stretch of Chionomys nivalis chromosome 2, mChiNiv1.1, whole genome shotgun sequence DNA encodes these proteins:
- the Znf8 gene encoding zinc finger protein 8 isoform X2, with translation MLETFGHLLSVGPDLPKPAVISQLEQGAELWVAERGGTRACHPGWILGPEAHTSLKEQGFHEKELSPIKERDGLKVAISCYPVTEIDRKSDCHWTKKDPSNLGQLEGPKEISIHSQSCESLGLEETCVLNLNTDLSSDNSRKELGCTNGSQVKNSKHNPSLISQHTDSPATQPFDDSGCQKTFDQTVPITELTKSQVQDKPYKCTDCGKSFNHNAHLTVHKRIHTGERPYICKECGKAFSQNSSLVQHERIHTGDKPYKCAECGKCFCHSTHLTVHRRIHTGEKPYECQDCGRAFNQNSSLGRHKRTHTGEKPYTCSVCGKSFSRTTCLFLHLRTHTEERPYECNHCGKGFRHSSSLAQHQRKHAGEKPYECRQRLIFEQTPVLTKHEWTETLSCDPPLSQEERTQRSDRPFKCSQCGKCFIQSSHLIRHQITHNREEEPHGRNRRRGQPCGRGSKLIRNPHSNSREIPVAQTKTEQASRALALFDLHEIMQEKNPVRVIGVEEPSLGNSVLFDIREST, from the coding sequence GATGGATACTTGGACCTGAAGCCCACACATCACTCAAGGAGCAGGGCTTTCATGAGAAGGAACTATCCCCCATTAAAGAAAGGGATGGGCTCAAAGTGGCTATTTCTTGTTATCCCGTGACAGAGATAGATCGGAAAAGTGATTGCCACTGGACCAAGAAGGACCCGAGTAACTTAGGGCAATTGGAAGGCCCCAAGGAAATATCAATTCATAGTCAAAGCTGTGAAAGTCTTGGACTTGAGGAAACCTGTGTTCTTAACTTAAACACAGATCTATCATCAGATAATTCTAGAAAAGAACTTGGCTGTACTAATGGCTCACAagttaaaaattcaaaacataacCCAAGTTTAATTAGTCAGCATACAGACTCCCCAGCAACACAGCCCTTTGATGACAGTGGCTGCCAGAAAACCTTTGATCAGACTGTGCCCATTACAGAACTCACAAAAAGTCAGGTTCAAGATAAACCCTATAAATGCACTGATTGTGGAAAGTCATTTAACCATAATGCACACCTCACAGTGCACAAGAGGATTCATACAGGAGAGAGACCTTATATATGCAAAGaatgtgggaaggccttcagcCAGAACTCCTCTCTTGTTCAGCATGAGCGCATCCACACTGGAGATAAGCCCTATAAGTGTGCCGAGTGTGGGAAATGTTTCTGTCACAGCACACATCTCACAGTCCATAGGAGAATCCACACCGGGGAGAAGCCGTACGAGTGCCAGGACTGTGGCAGGGCCTTCAATCAGAACTCATCCCTAGGGCGACACAAGAGAACACACACCGGAGAGAAGCCGTACACCTGCAGtgtgtgtgggaagtccttctctcGGACCACTTGCCTCTTCTTGCACCTGCGAACTCACACTGAGGAGAGGCCGTATGAGTGTAATCACTGCGGAAAGGGTTTCAGGCACAGCTCCTCCCTGGCCCAGCATCAGCGGAAGCATGCTGGTGAGAAACCCTATGAGTGCCGACAGAGGCTGATCTTTGAGCAGACACCAGTTTTAACAAAGCACGAGTGGACAGAAACCCTCAGCTGTGACCCTCCTTTGAGTCAAGAAGAAAGAACTCAACGGAGTGACAGGCCCTTTAAATGTAGTCAGTGTGGGAAATGTTTCATTCAGAGTTCTCACCTCATCCGACATCAGATAACTCACAACAGAGAGGAAGAACCACATGGTCGTAACCGAAGACGAGGACAGCCCTGTGGGCGGGGCTCAAAGCTTATTCGGAATCCGCACTCAAATTCAAGAGAGATCCCTGTGGCCCAGACAAAGACAGAACAAGCAAGCAGGGCACTGGCCTTGTTTGACCTTCATGAAATTATGCAGGAGAAAAACCCTGTGCGTGTTATTGGAGTGGAAGAACCGTCACTGGGCAATTCTGTGCTATTTGACATCAgagaatctacatag